From the Candidatus Bathyarchaeota archaeon genome, one window contains:
- the argH gene encoding argininosuccinate lyase, translating into MRGGRLGSMREDVAQFTSSIKDDTRLLNAVLAINKAHIIMLTEQKIITQNDGAQILAALDKQSDMVLDSSMEDAHLAVEEAVLKEAGADVGGNLHIAKSRNDQVATAIRMELRTEILNLMRAASHVQSHLAEVAEENLNTVVLEYTHLQPAQPVTFAHYLLSYIQALERDLQRLQDLYKRVNQSPLGACALATTSFPINRERTAELLGFEGLVENSLDAVGSRDFITETLAALTLIAVDLSRLAEDLIIWSSPAFGVVELPDEFTSTSSIMPQKKNAEVLEVIRARASDILGNFAACIATVKNLPSTYNLDFQELTPKLWASTASVRASLDMFHKLIPKIKVTSDVSKQASESFVAATELANLLVRKCNVSFRLAHKIVGAYVKSLVENKQTFADGTPQLLQKAAQEAADLALTVNAKDLSGLSDPLTLVKACNVVGGPAPEVVLGALAAHEKQRFVTKSNISQMDKKLEEAESELETLLQSYLPASNRNGTS; encoded by the coding sequence CTGCGCGGTGGAAGACTTGGATCAATGCGAGAAGACGTCGCCCAGTTCACTTCATCAATCAAAGACGACACCCGACTACTCAACGCCGTTTTAGCCATAAACAAAGCCCACATCATCATGCTCACTGAACAAAAAATCATAACCCAAAATGACGGCGCACAAATCCTAGCTGCTTTGGATAAGCAGTCTGATATGGTTTTGGATTCTTCTATGGAGGATGCGCATTTAGCGGTAGAAGAAGCTGTTCTTAAGGAAGCAGGCGCAGACGTCGGTGGTAACTTGCACATTGCCAAGAGCCGAAACGACCAAGTCGCAACCGCCATACGCATGGAACTGCGCACCGAAATCCTCAACCTCATGCGCGCCGCCTCTCATGTGCAGTCTCACTTAGCCGAGGTCGCAGAAGAAAACCTAAACACCGTCGTTCTCGAATACACCCACCTGCAGCCTGCACAACCCGTAACGTTTGCTCATTATCTTCTCTCTTACATTCAAGCTTTAGAGCGTGACTTGCAACGGCTCCAAGACCTCTACAAACGCGTCAACCAGTCACCTTTAGGCGCGTGTGCTTTGGCTACAACGAGTTTTCCAATAAACCGTGAACGCACAGCCGAGCTTTTAGGCTTTGAAGGCTTAGTCGAGAACTCGTTAGACGCCGTGGGCAGCCGCGACTTCATAACCGAAACCCTAGCCGCCCTGACACTTATCGCGGTTGATTTAAGCCGCTTAGCTGAAGACCTAATCATCTGGAGTTCTCCCGCGTTTGGCGTCGTGGAGCTTCCTGACGAATTCACCAGCACAAGCAGCATCATGCCCCAAAAGAAAAACGCTGAAGTCCTCGAAGTCATCCGAGCCCGAGCCAGCGACATTTTAGGCAACTTTGCCGCCTGCATCGCCACAGTAAAAAACCTGCCCTCCACCTACAACTTGGACTTTCAAGAACTCACCCCCAAACTCTGGGCATCCACAGCCAGCGTACGCGCCTCCTTAGACATGTTCCACAAGCTTATCCCAAAAATCAAGGTAACCAGCGACGTTTCCAAGCAAGCTTCAGAGAGCTTTGTAGCCGCCACTGAACTGGCAAATCTGCTGGTACGCAAATGCAACGTCTCGTTTAGGTTAGCCCACAAAATCGTAGGCGCCTACGTTAAGTCCCTTGTAGAAAACAAGCAAACGTTTGCTGATGGCACCCCCCAGTTGCTCCAAAAAGCTGCCCAAGAAGCCGCAGACCTTGCCCTAACCGTTAACGCCAAGGATCTTTCGGGTTTATCTGACCCGCTCACACTCGTTAAAGCCTGCAACGTCGTAGGTGGTCCTGCGCCTGAAGTGGTTTTGGGGGCGTTGGCGGCACATGAAAAGCAGCGGTTTGTAACCAAATCCAATATATCTCAGATGGACAAGAAACTTGAGGAGGCTGAAAGTGAACTGGAAACTCTTCTTCAGTCATATTTACCCGCGAGCAATCGCAACGGCACATCATAG
- the carA gene encoding glutamine-hydrolyzing carbamoyl-phosphate synthase small subunit, protein MVQEKDGTSKKAVLVLEDGTLFVGKGFGAPTKISGEVVFSTSMVGYPESLTDSSYRGQILALTYPMVGNYGVPPYEKNLGIPIYFESDCIQAKGLAIHELCTAPSHWASTRTLDKWLADENIPGISAVDTRRLTKKLRTHGVMLGIQQVCKEGEEPNLDTLLQEAKNIADPNLTDLVKEATVAEPVTYNVDGNKTVVLIDCGVKYNIMRNLLKRGVNVIRVPYDFSAKEVMEYKPDGVFLSNGPGDPKRCIKTIESARELVDRIPVMGICLGAQILALSQGGDTYKMKFGHRSQNQPALDLKTNRCYITTQNHGYAIDNQCFEKTALEPWFINANDKSVEGVKHKTKPAFAVQWHPEASPGPYDTEFLFEHFIHNMEAKQ, encoded by the coding sequence TTGGTTCAAGAAAAAGACGGTACAAGTAAAAAAGCGGTTTTAGTTTTAGAAGACGGCACCCTCTTTGTGGGAAAAGGATTTGGCGCTCCAACAAAAATAAGCGGAGAAGTAGTTTTTTCAACTTCCATGGTGGGGTATCCTGAATCACTCACGGACTCTTCATACCGCGGACAAATCCTCGCGTTAACTTATCCGATGGTGGGCAACTACGGCGTTCCCCCCTACGAAAAAAACCTTGGCATCCCAATTTATTTTGAGTCTGACTGCATCCAAGCAAAAGGATTGGCAATTCACGAGTTATGCACTGCGCCCTCACATTGGGCATCCACGCGCACCTTGGACAAATGGCTCGCCGACGAAAACATCCCTGGCATCAGCGCAGTTGATACGCGCCGCTTAACTAAGAAACTGCGAACCCACGGTGTCATGCTTGGCATCCAGCAAGTCTGCAAAGAAGGCGAAGAACCCAACCTTGACACGTTGCTCCAAGAAGCCAAAAACATAGCTGACCCAAACCTCACCGACCTTGTCAAAGAAGCCACCGTAGCTGAACCCGTAACCTACAACGTGGACGGCAACAAAACTGTAGTTCTTATCGACTGCGGCGTAAAATATAACATCATGCGCAACTTGCTAAAACGCGGCGTAAACGTGATTCGTGTACCGTATGATTTCTCTGCCAAGGAGGTCATGGAGTATAAGCCTGACGGCGTTTTCTTAAGCAACGGACCAGGTGACCCCAAACGATGCATCAAAACCATCGAGAGTGCCCGCGAGTTAGTTGATAGGATTCCTGTTATGGGTATTTGTTTGGGCGCTCAGATTCTGGCTCTTTCTCAGGGCGGCGATACGTACAAGATGAAGTTTGGTCACCGCAGCCAAAACCAGCCCGCCTTGGACTTGAAAACTAACCGTTGCTACATAACCACCCAAAACCACGGGTACGCCATAGATAACCAATGCTTTGAGAAGACCGCTTTGGAGCCTTGGTTCATAAACGCTAACGACAAATCCGTCGAAGGCGTCAAACACAAAACCAAACCCGCATTTGCGGTGCAGTGGCATCCTGAAGCCTCACCTGGACCCTACGACACCGAATTCCTCTTCGAACACTTCATACACAACATGGAGGCAAAACAGTAA
- the carB gene encoding carbamoyl-phosphate synthase (glutamine-hydrolyzing) large subunit yields MPKLDWIKKVLVLGSGAIKIGEAAEFDYSGSQCLKALKEEGIETVLINPNIATIQTDPRLSGKVYLLPVTPEYVEKVIQKERPDGVLLGFGGQTALNCGIELEKTGILAKYNVKILGTSMEAIENTGDRQRFREEMLKAGVPPLRSKAAITVSAALEIAHEIGYPVIVRVAYTLGGKGAGVAHDDSELEEIVTLGLAQSRIHQVLVEEYVGHWKEIEYEVMRDYNDNCLTVCNMENFDPMGIHTGDSIVVAPSQTLTNREYHLIRAKSIDAIRHLGIVGECNIQWALNPQSEEFRVIEVNSRLSRSSALASKVTGYPLAYIATKLTIGYTLTELINKVTEVTTACFEPALDYITVKIPRWDLQKFKNADRHVGPQMRSVGEVMAIGRCMEEALQKAVRMLDTGKIGLVCNPEDSEHESIVHIKSVLAKPTDARLFKIVKALKMGLSIDEIYHISGVDPFFLNKIQNILDMETKLRSLELKDSTAKETVREAKRLGFCDEQIAICTDNTELEVRQFRKTAGIIPVIKQIDTLAAEYPAKTNYLYLTYGGDEDDIELSSSNSKVLVLGAGVFRIGSSVEFDWCGVNTVLALKKYGIQEAIMVNYNPETVSTDYDVSDKLYFEELTPERILDIYEKEHPQGLIASVGGQIPNTLAMKLAHSGVKLLGTTAEDIDRAEDRSKFSALLDDLDIPQPAWSTLGSIEGAKLFAEKIGYPVIVRPSYVLSGSAMRVAHDEATLENFLKLAAKVSRDQPVVISKFVEGAKEVEADGVSDGDTCLIGAVIEHVENAGVHSGDATMTIPPQTLSKDVLKKVEDATRKIVKALNIKGPYNIQYLVKDEVVNVIECNLRASRSMPFVSKTRGVNLIELATLAMLGKKFTAYLKSCDLPPIRHVGVKVPQFSFMRLSGADPVLGVEMLSTGEVACLGENFADAFSKALKSAEFRMPPVGGSVLITVGGEKPKRRAVALGKAFEEMGFKIYATKHTAQVMQSQGVNVTTLHKIKETNADPNILEYLQNRKIDLVINVPLPNKKTTYADVLTDGYIIRRQAVEFNIPVIVNLELASTLVKVLKQHNGTTIHSLNEYMAALPWKFW; encoded by the coding sequence ATGCCAAAGCTTGACTGGATAAAAAAAGTCCTCGTTCTGGGAAGCGGCGCCATCAAAATCGGAGAAGCCGCAGAATTTGACTACTCAGGCAGCCAATGCCTAAAAGCCCTCAAAGAAGAAGGCATAGAAACCGTCCTAATTAACCCCAACATAGCCACCATCCAAACCGACCCACGACTCTCAGGCAAAGTCTACCTGCTGCCCGTAACGCCCGAATACGTCGAGAAAGTCATCCAAAAAGAACGTCCCGACGGCGTACTTTTGGGTTTTGGGGGACAAACTGCACTTAACTGCGGCATCGAACTGGAAAAAACTGGGATACTGGCGAAGTATAACGTGAAGATTTTGGGTACTTCGATGGAGGCAATTGAGAACACGGGTGATCGTCAGCGTTTCCGAGAAGAAATGCTCAAAGCAGGAGTTCCGCCTCTGCGCAGCAAAGCAGCCATTACAGTATCTGCCGCGTTGGAGATTGCCCACGAAATTGGCTACCCCGTAATCGTGCGTGTTGCTTATACGTTGGGCGGCAAGGGTGCCGGCGTAGCTCATGATGATTCTGAACTTGAAGAAATCGTAACTTTAGGGTTGGCTCAAAGCCGCATACACCAGGTCCTTGTTGAAGAGTATGTGGGTCACTGGAAAGAAATAGAATACGAAGTCATGCGCGACTACAACGACAACTGCCTAACTGTCTGTAACATGGAAAACTTTGACCCCATGGGCATACACACAGGCGACTCCATAGTCGTTGCCCCCTCACAGACCCTAACCAACCGCGAATACCACCTAATCCGCGCCAAATCCATAGACGCCATCCGCCACCTAGGCATCGTGGGCGAATGCAACATCCAATGGGCACTCAACCCCCAATCTGAAGAGTTTCGCGTCATAGAAGTCAACTCACGCCTGTCACGCAGTTCAGCGCTTGCAAGCAAAGTCACCGGTTACCCCCTCGCGTACATAGCCACCAAACTAACCATCGGCTACACGCTAACAGAGCTCATAAACAAAGTCACCGAAGTCACCACCGCCTGCTTCGAACCCGCCCTAGACTACATAACCGTAAAGATTCCCCGTTGGGACTTGCAGAAATTCAAGAACGCCGACCGCCACGTTGGACCCCAAATGCGCTCTGTAGGCGAGGTCATGGCTATTGGGCGCTGTATGGAAGAAGCCCTGCAAAAAGCGGTTCGCATGCTCGATACGGGCAAGATTGGTTTGGTCTGTAACCCTGAAGACTCCGAGCATGAATCCATAGTTCACATCAAATCTGTACTGGCTAAACCCACGGATGCACGGCTTTTCAAAATCGTCAAAGCCCTAAAAATGGGGCTTAGCATTGACGAGATTTACCACATCAGCGGCGTGGACCCGTTCTTCCTAAACAAAATCCAAAACATACTTGATATGGAAACAAAACTCCGTAGCTTAGAACTTAAAGACAGCACCGCCAAAGAAACAGTGCGCGAAGCCAAACGCTTAGGCTTTTGCGACGAACAAATCGCCATATGCACCGACAACACTGAACTTGAAGTGCGCCAGTTCCGCAAAACCGCAGGCATCATTCCCGTCATCAAACAAATAGACACACTAGCCGCAGAATACCCCGCCAAAACCAACTACCTCTACCTCACCTACGGCGGAGACGAAGACGACATTGAATTAAGCAGTAGCAACAGCAAAGTTCTAGTTTTGGGCGCAGGAGTTTTCCGCATCGGCTCAAGCGTAGAATTCGACTGGTGCGGAGTCAACACCGTTTTAGCACTCAAAAAATACGGCATCCAAGAAGCCATCATGGTCAACTACAACCCCGAAACCGTCTCCACCGACTACGACGTCTCCGACAAACTATACTTCGAAGAACTCACGCCAGAGCGCATCCTTGACATCTACGAAAAAGAGCACCCACAAGGGCTAATCGCTAGCGTCGGCGGACAAATCCCCAACACGTTAGCCATGAAACTCGCGCATTCAGGCGTCAAACTTTTAGGAACCACAGCCGAAGACATAGACCGCGCCGAAGACCGCTCCAAATTCAGCGCGCTCCTTGACGATTTGGATATTCCCCAGCCAGCATGGAGCACCCTAGGCTCAATTGAAGGCGCTAAACTCTTCGCCGAAAAAATCGGGTACCCCGTTATCGTGCGCCCCAGTTATGTGCTCTCGGGTTCTGCTATGCGCGTTGCCCACGACGAAGCTACGTTGGAGAACTTTCTGAAGTTAGCCGCTAAGGTTTCGCGTGATCAGCCTGTGGTTATTTCCAAGTTTGTGGAGGGCGCCAAAGAAGTTGAGGCTGACGGGGTTTCTGACGGAGACACCTGCCTAATTGGCGCAGTAATTGAGCATGTTGAAAACGCGGGGGTACACAGCGGTGATGCGACCATGACCATACCGCCCCAGACCCTCTCAAAGGACGTACTCAAAAAAGTCGAGGATGCAACGCGCAAAATCGTCAAAGCCCTCAACATCAAAGGACCCTACAACATCCAGTACCTCGTCAAAGACGAAGTAGTCAACGTTATCGAATGCAACCTGCGCGCGTCGCGCTCCATGCCCTTTGTAAGCAAGACTCGTGGCGTAAACCTTATCGAACTTGCCACTTTGGCTATGCTGGGCAAAAAATTCACTGCGTACCTTAAATCCTGTGATTTGCCCCCTATTCGCCACGTGGGCGTAAAGGTTCCCCAGTTTAGCTTCATGCGTCTAAGCGGGGCTGACCCTGTTTTAGGCGTAGAAATGCTTAGCACCGGAGAGGTCGCGTGTTTGGGCGAAAACTTTGCCGACGCATTCTCAAAAGCCCTAAAATCCGCAGAATTTCGTATGCCCCCTGTGGGCGGTTCGGTTCTTATAACTGTGGGCGGTGAAAAACCCAAACGCCGCGCCGTAGCCCTAGGCAAAGCCTTCGAAGAAATGGGCTTTAAAATCTACGCCACCAAACACACCGCACAAGTCATGCAATCCCAAGGCGTAAACGTAACCACCCTACACAAAATCAAAGAAACCAACGCCGACCCAAACATCCTAGAATACCTGCAAAACCGCAAAATCGACCTCGTCATCAACGTCCCATTGCCCAACAAGAAAACCACCTACGCCGATGTCCTAACTGACGGCTACATAATACGCCGCCAAGCCGTAGAATTCAACATACCCGTCATCGTCAACCTAGAACTCGCCTCCACCTTAGTCAAAGTCCTCAAACAACACAACGGCACAACCATCCACTCCCTAAACGAATACATGGCCGCCCTACCATGGAAATTCTGGTAA
- a CDS encoding cofactor-independent phosphoglycerate mutase, with protein sequence MKYVLLVGDGMADYPVPELGDKTPLQVAYKPNMDTLAAKGQSGLIKTVPDTLNPGSETAILSVLGYDPTLYCTGRGPLEAPARGIHLNENDAAFRCNLITEKDGLLNDYSAGHVTTAEAQKLIAAVDQAFGKPGELEFYSGLDYRHFLVLRNAPDCRLIKSTPPHDASGVAVSTVMPQAKALQTQQAAKRLQEVTLKSKTVLENHPVNLARIAAGKNPANMIWPWGGGKKPSMPLFKEKYGLAAAVISAVDLVKGIGVYAGMEVVEVPGVTGLHDTNYEGKADYALKALERSDFVFVHVEAPDEAGHVQDAQLKVKTIEDLDKRLLGRLLAGLNEPYTIAILPDHPTPITVGTHTRDPVPFTIYHPNAKPDNVTKYDETSAKNGVHKTITNQYLLPIFLSYVR encoded by the coding sequence GTGAAGTATGTCTTGCTGGTGGGTGATGGCATGGCTGATTACCCCGTTCCTGAACTTGGCGACAAAACACCGTTGCAGGTAGCATACAAGCCAAACATGGATACCCTCGCTGCTAAAGGACAAAGCGGACTCATAAAAACCGTACCCGACACATTAAACCCGGGCTCTGAAACCGCAATTCTCTCCGTTTTAGGCTACGACCCCACCTTGTACTGCACAGGCAGAGGACCATTAGAAGCTCCCGCCCGTGGCATTCACTTAAACGAAAACGACGCCGCGTTTAGATGCAACTTGATAACTGAAAAAGACGGCTTGCTAAATGATTACTCGGCAGGGCACGTGACCACTGCAGAAGCCCAAAAACTCATCGCCGCCGTTGACCAAGCCTTTGGAAAACCTGGCGAGCTGGAGTTTTATTCGGGACTGGATTATCGGCATTTTCTGGTTCTGCGCAACGCTCCCGATTGTCGCCTCATAAAATCCACGCCGCCCCATGACGCCTCAGGAGTCGCCGTTTCCACGGTCATGCCCCAAGCCAAAGCTCTCCAAACCCAACAAGCCGCTAAACGACTCCAAGAAGTTACCCTAAAATCCAAAACGGTCTTGGAAAACCATCCCGTAAACCTCGCCCGCATAGCAGCAGGCAAAAACCCCGCCAACATGATCTGGCCATGGGGAGGCGGAAAAAAACCCTCTATGCCTTTGTTCAAGGAAAAGTATGGTTTGGCTGCGGCGGTTATTTCGGCGGTGGATTTGGTTAAGGGCATTGGCGTGTATGCGGGTATGGAGGTTGTTGAGGTTCCAGGCGTGACGGGTTTGCATGATACTAACTACGAGGGCAAAGCCGACTACGCGCTTAAGGCGCTGGAGCGTAGTGATTTTGTGTTTGTGCATGTGGAAGCCCCCGACGAAGCAGGACACGTTCAAGACGCCCAGTTAAAAGTCAAAACCATAGAAGACCTCGACAAACGCCTCTTAGGCAGGCTGCTTGCAGGACTTAACGAACCCTACACCATAGCCATACTACCCGACCACCCAACCCCAATCACCGTCGGAACCCACACCCGCGACCCCGTCCCCTTCACCATCTACCACCCAAACGCCAAACCCGACAACGTCACAAAATACGACGAAACCTCGGCAAAAAACGGCGTCCACAAAACCATAACAAACCAGTACCTGCTGCCTATATTCCTTAGTTATGTCCGTTAG
- a CDS encoding UPF0280 family protein, with the protein MNKLFKEQFSYKDSQCTIICDRKEGIETAKQSLKNHYTQLENYIQKHPIFEHTLKPTTTPEEPLVAKLMAQAAQKAQVGPMAAVAGVLADLAAADMTTAGCKVAVVEDGGEIAVISDIPIDVAVGFGDEPLSRRFGFRLTEFPVAVATSSGCFSRAFSFGDAEAATVFCKNAGLADAAATAVANTIKGDDINAAIARGIKTAKTIQGVEGALIVYKGTVGTWGKIPEIIKINPNSIKHENTKNRGA; encoded by the coding sequence ATGAACAAGCTGTTCAAAGAGCAATTCAGCTACAAAGATTCACAATGCACCATAATTTGTGACCGCAAAGAAGGCATAGAAACCGCCAAACAATCCCTCAAAAACCACTACACCCAACTCGAAAACTACATCCAAAAACACCCAATTTTTGAGCACACCCTAAAACCCACAACCACCCCCGAGGAACCTTTGGTTGCCAAGCTCATGGCGCAGGCAGCACAAAAAGCCCAAGTTGGACCCATGGCAGCCGTCGCAGGCGTTTTAGCCGATTTAGCAGCAGCAGACATGACCACGGCGGGCTGCAAAGTCGCAGTTGTAGAAGACGGCGGTGAAATCGCAGTTATTTCAGACATACCAATCGATGTGGCAGTTGGGTTTGGTGATGAGCCATTGTCGCGGCGTTTTGGTTTTCGGCTTACAGAATTTCCAGTGGCGGTGGCTACGAGTTCAGGGTGCTTTAGCCGTGCCTTTAGTTTTGGAGATGCTGAAGCCGCAACGGTTTTCTGCAAAAACGCGGGACTGGCAGACGCAGCAGCCACGGCAGTTGCAAACACCATAAAAGGAGACGACATCAACGCAGCCATAGCACGGGGCATAAAAACAGCCAAAACCATCCAAGGCGTAGAAGGCGCACTCATCGTCTACAAAGGAACCGTAGGCACATGGGGCAAAATCCCAGAAATAATTAAAATCAATCCAAATAGCATAAAGCATGAAAATACGAAGAATCGCGGGGCATAA